One region of Bradyrhizobium diazoefficiens genomic DNA includes:
- a CDS encoding multiheme c-type cytochrome produces the protein MAALIAASAGSVLPVTVDARSPSDALAVHGTAATDLARLEKYWAEVTGGKPPSTSPHNRGASAPDIIRLRDYLADVTSATGRPRQIVAQGNNDDLLIPQTSPAPAPSGSNKPAGDDLLTPAPSGGDLLTPAPGGNDLLTPGANNPADALKVAPGAAKDSDEAKKKQADDEARRKAADAEHEKLFLETKYPSASTCAVCHVKQFEEWSVSQHAYAQVSVVFNAMQTKININSGGTNGDFCIRCHTPLGMNLNESVYGSNLDRSPASREGITCVACHRVNQAYGKISARMATVEGDIYSPVYGPKGGAELKRVLSKPEEYRVSTSKDQPGRAIHGSVKQAFFLTKPMFCGSCHDVTLLNGFRLEEAFTEFKASPAIKERGEKCQDCHMGRVQGVASGYDFGPAAIVGGVPTKDRKITNHTFAGPDYSVIHPGIFPFNVDAQKLKSLAEWLQFNYKAGWGTDEFEKAAPKDYKFPKAWESRDERYDARAIIKTQFERLAKVRQLRLQVLRNGIQLSDINVLRRDTGGLQFAVDVINVTQGHAVPTGFDAERLFFLEVTVTDSRGNKVYVSGDRDPNGDVRDTHSIYVHNGELEEDKDLFNLQSIFLVRTLRGGEREQVLPTNLSADVLPFVRPETRATVLVGHPLGARKHKQTIEPLGRRTATYTVPAEKLRSGERYKITVRFIAQMIPSNLIDTVKDGGFDYNMSPAEIARAVVNGSVAVRTRSADVVLP, from the coding sequence GTGGCCGCATTGATTGCCGCCTCGGCTGGTTCCGTGCTGCCGGTCACAGTCGATGCCCGCTCCCCATCTGATGCCTTGGCTGTACATGGCACGGCCGCGACCGATCTCGCCCGGCTCGAAAAATACTGGGCCGAAGTCACTGGCGGCAAACCGCCATCGACCTCGCCCCACAATCGCGGCGCTTCGGCTCCTGATATCATTCGGCTCCGAGACTATTTGGCAGATGTCACTAGCGCCACAGGCCGGCCACGTCAGATCGTTGCCCAGGGCAACAACGATGATCTGTTGATCCCGCAGACTTCTCCCGCGCCGGCCCCGTCCGGGTCCAACAAGCCTGCCGGGGATGACCTGCTGACGCCAGCGCCGAGTGGCGGCGATTTGCTGACCCCGGCCCCTGGCGGCAACGATCTCTTGACACCGGGCGCCAACAATCCCGCAGACGCGCTGAAGGTCGCGCCAGGTGCCGCCAAGGATTCGGACGAGGCGAAAAAGAAACAGGCGGATGATGAGGCCAGGCGAAAGGCCGCGGACGCGGAGCATGAGAAGCTGTTCCTCGAGACCAAGTATCCGTCGGCGAGCACGTGCGCCGTCTGCCACGTCAAGCAATTCGAGGAATGGTCGGTCTCACAGCACGCCTATGCTCAAGTCAGCGTCGTGTTCAACGCGATGCAGACCAAGATCAATATCAACAGCGGCGGCACCAATGGCGATTTCTGCATTCGCTGCCATACACCGCTCGGGATGAACCTCAACGAGTCAGTCTACGGTTCCAACCTCGACCGATCGCCGGCGTCCCGGGAAGGGATTACCTGTGTGGCCTGCCACCGGGTCAATCAAGCATACGGCAAGATCAGCGCGCGGATGGCGACCGTGGAAGGTGACATTTATTCGCCGGTCTACGGCCCGAAGGGCGGCGCTGAGCTCAAACGGGTGCTGAGCAAGCCGGAAGAGTACCGCGTTTCGACATCCAAGGATCAGCCCGGGCGCGCCATCCATGGCTCGGTCAAGCAGGCGTTCTTTCTCACGAAGCCGATGTTCTGCGGAAGCTGCCACGATGTCACGCTGCTCAATGGGTTCAGGCTGGAGGAGGCTTTCACCGAATTCAAGGCATCGCCCGCGATCAAGGAGAGAGGCGAGAAGTGCCAGGATTGCCATATGGGCCGGGTGCAGGGTGTCGCGTCGGGCTATGATTTCGGGCCGGCTGCAATCGTCGGCGGTGTGCCGACCAAGGACCGCAAGATCACCAACCATACCTTCGCCGGACCCGACTATTCGGTGATCCATCCCGGGATATTCCCGTTCAACGTCGACGCGCAGAAGCTCAAGTCGCTCGCGGAATGGCTGCAGTTCAACTACAAGGCCGGATGGGGCACCGACGAATTCGAGAAAGCGGCCCCGAAGGACTACAAATTTCCCAAGGCTTGGGAGTCCCGTGACGAGCGCTACGACGCGCGAGCCATCATCAAGACGCAGTTCGAACGTCTGGCAAAGGTGCGCCAACTCCGTTTGCAGGTCTTGCGCAACGGTATCCAACTCAGCGACATCAATGTTCTCAGGCGGGATACCGGCGGCCTCCAGTTTGCCGTCGACGTCATCAACGTGACCCAAGGGCACGCCGTGCCAACGGGGTTCGACGCTGAGCGTCTCTTCTTCCTGGAGGTCACCGTCACCGACAGCCGCGGCAACAAGGTCTATGTCTCAGGGGACCGCGATCCCAACGGCGATGTCCGGGACACTCATTCCATATACGTGCACAACGGCGAGTTGGAGGAGGACAAGGACCTCTTCAATCTGCAATCGATCTTCCTGGTGCGCACGCTTCGTGGCGGCGAACGTGAGCAGGTTCTGCCAACCAATCTTTCGGCCGACGTGCTGCCTTTCGTGCGGCCGGAAACCAGGGCGACGGTTCTCGTGGGGCACCCGCTCGGTGCGCGCAAGCACAAGCAGACCATCGAGCCTTTGGGGCGGCGGACCGCCACCTATACCGTGCCTGCCGAGAAGCTCAGGAGCGGCGAACGCTACAAGATCACGGTCCGGTTCATCGCGCAGATGATACCGAGCAACTTGATCGATACTGTCAAGGACGGCGGTTTTGACTACAACATGAGCCCCGCCGAGATTGCCCGTGCGGTCGTCAATGGAAGCGTAGCCGTCAGGACACGAAGCGCCGACGTGGTTTTGCCTTAG